A stretch of the Bacteroidota bacterium genome encodes the following:
- a CDS encoding PD40 domain-containing protein, whose product MSPIQKLIGLFLFVLALPAYAQDETKCQEIDNKKAKKLYEQGIDKKYKKEERLAFLKEAMVLEPDYVDANFAFASERIRTLSINEEKYKPVEPYLKKVIEICPKYHSDPYYYLGFIAWEDENYDDVVKYMKQYIDFKDDDEKKFNKDYDALLKQARDMVRYAKVYSDLFKNKVPFDPKPVNGICTEKDEYLPIISSDDEMMLFTRKQPYVNKDVVYETDKELELFSYATRSKTSGEFNKGQRMPYPFNKDGAEGGATMSIDNKHIFFTRGKDEGGAVLNFDIYTSDNINGEWTEARKVEGINDPVYWDSQPTIASDGKTLYFASDRKGGRGGVDLYVTVKDVNTGIWSKPENLGPVINTNFDEKSAFIHSDFQTIYFSSDGHPGVGGFDIFFSKKVKMENGANPKILGFLSIHHVTT is encoded by the coding sequence ATGTCTCCGATACAAAAGTTAATTGGTCTGTTTTTATTTGTTTTAGCTCTTCCTGCCTACGCCCAAGACGAAACGAAATGTCAGGAAATTGACAATAAAAAAGCAAAAAAATTATACGAGCAAGGAATTGATAAAAAGTATAAAAAAGAAGAACGTCTTGCTTTCCTCAAAGAAGCAATGGTGTTGGAACCGGATTATGTAGATGCGAACTTCGCTTTTGCTTCTGAACGTATCCGCACCCTTAGCATCAACGAAGAAAAATACAAACCGGTTGAACCTTATCTCAAAAAGGTAATTGAAATTTGTCCGAAATACCATTCTGATCCATACTACTATTTAGGATTCATCGCTTGGGAAGATGAAAATTATGACGATGTGGTAAAGTACATGAAACAATACATCGATTTTAAAGATGATGATGAAAAGAAATTCAACAAAGACTACGATGCACTTTTAAAACAAGCCAGAGACATGGTGCGTTATGCAAAAGTGTATAGCGACCTTTTTAAAAACAAAGTTCCATTCGACCCGAAACCGGTGAATGGCATCTGTACTGAAAAAGATGAATATTTACCCATCATCTCATCGGATGACGAAATGATGCTCTTTACTCGTAAACAACCCTATGTGAATAAAGATGTGGTGTATGAAACGGATAAGGAGTTGGAATTATTCAGTTATGCAACACGTAGTAAAACTTCCGGTGAATTTAATAAAGGTCAACGTATGCCTTATCCATTCAATAAAGATGGGGCGGAAGGCGGAGCAACCATGTCGATTGACAACAAACACATTTTCTTTACCAGAGGAAAAGATGAAGGTGGAGCGGTTTTAAATTTTGATATTTATACGTCTGATAATATCAATGGTGAATGGACCGAAGCCAGAAAAGTTGAAGGCATTAACGATCCTGTTTATTGGGATTCACAACCAACCATTGCCTCCGATGGTAAAACCTTATACTTCGCCAGCGACCGAAAAGGTGGAAGAGGAGGCGTTGATTTATATGTAACTGTAAAAGATGTGAATACCGGCATCTGGAGTAAACCTGAAAACTTAGGACCGGTGATCAATACCAACTTTGATGAAAAATCAGCGTTTATCCATTCTGATTTTCAAACCATTTATTTTTCTTCTGACGGACATCCCGGAGTAGGAGGATTTGATATTTTCTTTTCGAAAAAGGTGAAGATGGAAAATGGGGCGAACCCAAAAATATTGGGATTCCTATCAATACACCACGTGACGACTTAG
- a CDS encoding membrane assembly protein AsmA → MTTEPKKKKSLLRRILKWTGITFLLLIILIIAAPFLFKKQIVQFVKDTANQELNAKVNFGEFDLTLLSSFPDFTLSVDSVSVANIGDFEGDTLLYAKNLTVGLNLMSVINGDKYEIHTISIDQSRIHALVLKDGKANWDITKPSVDTTTGVVDTTKAAPFKMGLEKFEIKNAYIVYDDASMGFYTELYNMTHTLSGDFTSDNFVLETLTEIERFTMNYGGVAYMNKVKTRIKADLDADMPNFKFTFKENEFSLNELTLGLDGFFAMPKDDMDMDLKFKANQTEFKNILSLVPGVYTADFKDVKTSGSLSLDGFAKGIYNDTKMPAFGCKLLIKDAMFQYPSLPKSATNIQVDLLVDNKTGEPDATVIDLNKFHVELGGNPIDATMHVSTPVSDANINAAVLAKINLASMKDVVPMEKGDDLNGMITADVKMKGRMSSIEQEKYEDFHAEGKLTILDMNYQTKSLNYPTKISAMYLEFNPKTVDLTKFDAVVGKSDIQMDGKIENFLQYALKDSLLKGTFNLNSTLLDVNELMSSSDTTAPAAATPADTAAMTVAEVPSNLDVRLNANIAKLLYDNLTITKVTGGVAIKDSKMTLDNLKLTLDEVEGTMALSGVYNTQNPKKPTVDFDADIANFDIPKTVKMFNTVEKLAPIAKYSKGKFGTKLKFTTLLDQHMEPIMNTLTGGGKLITNSVTVEGFEPINKLADALKQEKYKKLTFENVNATYAFKDGRLFVEEMPIKSGKITGSVKGSTGFDQTIDYTWKLEIPRDEFGSQANAAAGSLLAQLNAQAGTNVKLGDKVKIKALFGGTVAKPTLKTDLFNTEQGAKEQVKEIIGQGVDMAKEKAREEAEKIMKDAQAQADKIKADAKVAADKAKVEGYAAIDKNIETIKNPVAKMTAKAAAPAAKKEVDKQAQAILDEANKKADQVLINAKAESDKKLQ, encoded by the coding sequence ATGACAACAGAACCAAAAAAGAAAAAAAGTTTATTGAGAAGAATCCTTAAATGGACCGGAATCACGTTCTTATTATTAATCATTCTGATTATTGCGGCTCCGTTTTTATTCAAAAAGCAAATTGTGCAATTTGTAAAAGATACTGCCAATCAGGAATTAAATGCAAAAGTGAATTTTGGTGAATTCGATTTAACCTTGCTGAGCTCTTTTCCTGATTTCACCCTTTCGGTTGACAGTGTGAGCGTTGCAAACATCGGAGATTTTGAGGGCGATACCTTGTTGTATGCTAAAAACTTAACCGTTGGATTAAATTTAATGAGCGTTATCAATGGTGATAAATATGAAATTCATACCATCTCCATCGATCAGTCGCGCATTCATGCATTGGTGTTGAAAGATGGAAAAGCAAATTGGGACATTACCAAACCAAGTGTTGATACAACTACCGGTGTGGTGGATACAACCAAAGCTGCTCCTTTCAAAATGGGCTTGGAAAAATTTGAAATTAAAAATGCTTACATCGTTTATGACGATGCATCCATGGGATTTTATACCGAGTTGTATAACATGACGCATACCTTGAGCGGTGATTTTACGTCCGATAATTTTGTGTTGGAAACATTAACCGAAATTGAACGATTCACAATGAATTATGGTGGTGTGGCATATATGAATAAAGTGAAAACACGTATCAAAGCTGATTTAGATGCAGACATGCCGAACTTCAAATTTACTTTTAAAGAGAATGAATTTTCATTGAATGAATTGACATTGGGATTGGATGGTTTCTTCGCCATGCCGAAAGACGATATGGACATGGACTTGAAATTCAAAGCCAACCAAACCGAATTTAAAAACATCTTGTCGCTTGTTCCCGGAGTGTATACTGCCGATTTCAAAGACGTGAAAACATCAGGGTCTTTGTCGTTGGATGGTTTTGCTAAAGGAATTTATAACGATACAAAAATGCCAGCCTTCGGTTGTAAGTTGTTGATCAAAGATGCGATGTTCCAATATCCTTCTTTGCCAAAGTCTGCAACCAACATTCAAGTTGATTTATTAGTTGATAATAAAACGGGTGAACCGGATGCAACCGTAATCGACTTAAATAAATTTCATGTGGAGTTAGGCGGTAACCCTATTGACGCCACCATGCATGTGTCTACTCCGGTTTCGGATGCGAACATCAATGCAGCGGTATTGGCGAAAATCAATTTGGCGAGCATGAAAGATGTGGTACCAATGGAAAAAGGTGACGACTTAAACGGGATGATTACTGCGGATGTGAAAATGAAAGGCCGCATGAGTTCAATTGAACAAGAGAAGTATGAAGATTTTCATGCAGAAGGAAAGTTGACTATTTTGGATATGAACTACCAAACAAAATCGTTGAACTACCCAACAAAAATTTCTGCGATGTATTTAGAGTTTAATCCTAAAACGGTTGACTTAACAAAGTTTGATGCCGTAGTTGGAAAGAGCGATATTCAAATGGATGGTAAAATCGAAAATTTCTTGCAATATGCTTTGAAAGATTCGTTGTTGAAAGGAACATTTAATTTAAACTCTACCTTGTTAGATGTAAATGAATTGATGAGTAGTTCTGATACAACTGCTCCGGCAGCTGCTACACCTGCGGATACTGCGGCTATGACAGTTGCGGAAGTGCCATCAAACTTAGATGTGCGTTTGAATGCAAACATCGCGAAGTTGTTGTACGATAATTTAACCATCACCAAAGTAACAGGTGGTGTTGCGATTAAAGACAGCAAAATGACCTTAGACAATTTAAAATTGACTTTGGATGAAGTAGAAGGTACCATGGCCTTGAGCGGTGTGTACAATACACAAAATCCAAAGAAACCAACAGTTGATTTTGATGCCGATATCGCCAACTTTGATATTCCGAAAACAGTAAAAATGTTTAATACGGTTGAAAAGTTAGCTCCGATTGCGAAATACTCAAAAGGTAAATTCGGTACAAAATTGAAATTCACAACACTCTTGGATCAGCACATGGAACCGATCATGAATACCTTAACCGGTGGTGGGAAGTTGATTACGAATAGTGTTACTGTGGAAGGATTTGAACCAATCAATAAATTGGCGGACGCATTGAAACAAGAGAAGTATAAAAAATTAACCTTCGAAAATGTAAATGCAACGTATGCATTTAAAGATGGTCGTTTGTTTGTAGAAGAGATGCCAATCAAATCTGGAAAAATTACCGGAAGCGTAAAAGGTTCAACAGGGTTTGATCAAACCATCGATTATACATGGAAATTAGAAATCCCTCGTGATGAATTTGGTTCTCAAGCAAATGCTGCTGCCGGAAGTTTGTTGGCTCAACTCAACGCACAAGCAGGAACAAATGTGAAATTGGGTGATAAAGTGAAAATAAAAGCCTTGTTTGGTGGAACAGTTGCTAAACCAACTTTAAAAACAGATTTGTTTAATACCGAGCAAGGTGCGAAAGAACAAGTGAAAGAGATTATTGGTCAGGGTGTTGACATGGCCAAAGAGAAAGCACGTGAAGAAGCAGAAAAGATTATGAAGGATGCGCAAGCGCAAGCTGATAAAATAAAAGCAGATGCGAAAGTTGCTGCTGATAAAGCAAAAGTAGAAGGATATGCTGCTATCGATAAAAACATCGAAACAATCAAAAATCCGGTTGCGAAAATGACGGCCAAGGCTGCTGCACCGGCTGCTAAAAAAGAAGTAGATAAACAAGCGCAAGCCATCTTAGATGAAGCAAATAAAAAAGCAGATCAAGTTTTGATTAATGCGAAAGCGGAGTCGGATAAGAAATTGCAGTAA
- the aroC gene encoding chorismate synthase, protein MAGNTFGKLFTLTTFGESHGDALGGIIDGCPAGLQIDLDFIQSELDRRRPGQSHIVTQRKESDTVEFLSGVYEGKSMGTPIGFIIRNENQKSKDYEHNVDVYRPSHADYTYDAKYGMRDHRGGGRSSARETVSRVVAGAIAKLILKQNGISIQAYTSQVGDIKLLKDYHDLDLSKTDSNIVRCPDALIADTMIQKIEQVRKAGDTIGGVISCIIKGTPVGLGEPVFDKLHADIGKAMLSINAVKGFEYGSGFEGVKMNGSQHNDAFVSENGNIHTTSNHSGGIQGGISNGDDIYFRVAFKPVATIMQKQNTVNANGEAVEMMGKGRHDPCVLPRAVPIVEAMAALVLVDHLLRNNTQRHF, encoded by the coding sequence ATGGCAGGCAATACTTTCGGAAAACTCTTTACATTAACCACTTTTGGAGAATCGCATGGCGATGCTTTGGGTGGCATCATTGATGGTTGTCCGGCAGGTTTACAAATCGACCTTGATTTTATTCAATCGGAATTGGATAGAAGACGTCCGGGGCAATCACATATTGTTACTCAGCGTAAAGAAAGCGATACCGTTGAATTTCTTTCGGGAGTTTACGAAGGTAAATCCATGGGAACGCCCATTGGATTTATTATTCGCAACGAAAATCAAAAATCAAAAGATTACGAACACAATGTGGATGTGTATCGTCCGTCTCATGCGGATTATACCTACGATGCCAAATACGGCATGCGTGATCATCGTGGTGGCGGCAGATCTTCGGCACGTGAAACCGTGAGCAGAGTGGTGGCGGGTGCCATTGCAAAACTCATTTTAAAACAAAACGGAATTTCAATTCAAGCCTACACTTCTCAAGTAGGTGATATTAAACTTTTGAAGGATTATCACGATTTGGATTTATCCAAAACCGACTCGAACATCGTTCGTTGTCCGGATGCCCTTATTGCTGATACAATGATTCAAAAAATTGAACAAGTTCGCAAAGCAGGAGATACCATTGGAGGCGTGATTTCCTGTATTATCAAAGGAACACCGGTTGGATTAGGGGAACCTGTATTTGATAAGCTTCATGCCGATATTGGAAAAGCAATGTTGAGCATCAATGCAGTAAAAGGTTTTGAATATGGAAGTGGATTTGAAGGTGTGAAGATGAATGGCTCACAACATAACGATGCTTTTGTTTCAGAAAATGGCAACATACATACAACCAGCAATCATTCAGGAGGAATACAAGGTGGAATCAGTAACGGAGATGATATTTATTTCAGAGTTGCATTTAAGCCGGTAGCCACCATTATGCAAAAACAAAACACTGTAAATGCCAATGGAGAAGCGGTGGAAATGATGGGAAAAGGAAGGCATGATCCTTGTGTATTGCCACGTGCTGTGCCGATTGTGGAAGCAATGGCTGCATTGGTTTTGGTGGATCATTTATTAAGAAATAATACGCAGAGGCATTTTTAG
- a CDS encoding T9SS type A sorting domain-containing protein — translation MKKLVFLIAVSFFISSNVLKAQDSCLTPVPFCSGIAFDSDAPTGIAAEAGPDYGCVGAADNPTWISIEVGSPGGITITGSGLDFGTVPAPIDIDYVYWGPFGSLAGICYSELTAANILGCDYSGSNLVNISLPTAAPGDFYICMISNYANATGNIHLEQTAGTGSTNCGSGCSFGSLSASPTACDSTDNSYSVSGSVVFYNSPSTGTLTIFGSCGGSQTFTAPFVSPVSYTLSGLPSNGSSCFVSAAFSADSCSINKMYTAPPVCNSNAIEEYAITDFSVFPNPSNGTIQLAFNQASVQTMTIAIMDVLGRNVYTEVLSKFTGAYSQKVDLTPFNKGVYFVKVSGENGTEIRKIIYQ, via the coding sequence ATGAAAAAATTAGTTTTCTTAATTGCCGTTTCTTTCTTTATTAGTTCGAATGTTTTAAAAGCACAAGACAGTTGTCTAACACCTGTGCCTTTTTGCTCTGGGATAGCTTTTGATTCAGACGCACCCACTGGGATAGCTGCAGAAGCTGGTCCGGATTATGGATGTGTAGGAGCAGCCGATAATCCAACATGGATTTCTATCGAAGTGGGTTCACCGGGAGGCATTACGATAACCGGTTCGGGATTGGATTTTGGAACGGTGCCAGCACCGATTGATATTGATTATGTGTATTGGGGACCATTCGGCAGTTTGGCTGGAATCTGTTATTCTGAACTAACGGCCGCAAACATTTTGGGTTGTGATTATTCCGGTAGTAATTTGGTAAACATCAGCTTGCCCACAGCCGCTCCCGGTGATTTTTATATTTGTATGATTTCCAACTATGCGAATGCAACAGGAAACATTCACCTTGAGCAAACCGCTGGCACAGGAAGTACCAATTGTGGTTCCGGTTGTTCCTTCGGAAGCTTAAGTGCTAGTCCGACTGCATGCGACAGCACCGATAATTCCTATTCGGTTTCCGGTTCGGTGGTGTTTTACAATTCACCATCTACAGGAACATTAACCATCTTTGGAAGTTGTGGTGGTAGTCAAACCTTTACTGCACCGTTTGTAAGTCCAGTTAGTTATACCCTTAGCGGATTGCCATCCAATGGTTCTTCTTGCTTTGTATCTGCAGCATTTTCTGCGGATAGTTGTAGTATTAATAAGATGTATACAGCTCCACCGGTGTGTAATTCAAATGCAATTGAAGAATATGCAATCACCGATTTTTCTGTTTTCCCGAATCCTTCAAACGGCACTATTCAGTTAGCGTTTAACCAAGCTTCGGTACAAACCATGACCATAGCAATTATGGATGTTTTGGGAAGAAATGTTTATACGGAAGTGCTTTCCAAGTTCACTGGTGCTTATTCTCAAAAAGTGGATTTAACACCTTTTAATAAGGGCGTTTATTTTGTGAAAGTGAGTGGAGAAAATGGCACCGAAATTCGCAAAATTATTTACCAATAA
- the ftcD gene encoding glutamate formimidoyltransferase: protein MNQLIECVPNFSEGNDMNIIKQITNEIESVEGVKLLNVDPGKATNRTVVTFVGNPQAVIDAAFLAIKKAAELIDMSKHKGEHPRMGATDVCPLIPIAGISMEETAEYAKKLGARVGNELHIPVYLYEAAQADKKRNNLSVIRAGEYEGFFKKIKLPEWKPDFGPTEHSVKSGSTVIGARDFLVAYNVNLNTTSTRRANSIAFDVREAGRVKREGNPVTGKIVTDEKGNPVNIPGSLKSVKAIGWYIEEYGIAQISMNLTNINITSVHKAFDEVCTKATERGIRVTGSELVGLVPLKSMLDAGKYFLEKQNRSIGVSEKELIKIAVKSLGLDELSPFKPEERIIEYLLKDDSKARLIKMDLVAFADETASESPAPGGGSISAYIGALGISLGTMVANLSSHKPGWDDRWKEFSDWAEKGQLYKNELLKMVDEDTNAFNKIMAAFGLPKGTDEEKKARTQAIQDATKYATEVPFKVMQLCYDSMEVIKAMAEVGNPNSVTDAGVGALCARSAVMGAFLNVKINAAGLTDKTFAEKLIAEGNVLEKKTNELETEILKIVNGKI from the coding sequence ATGAATCAATTAATCGAATGTGTTCCTAACTTCTCAGAAGGGAACGACATGAACATTATCAAGCAGATTACGAATGAAATTGAATCTGTAGAAGGAGTAAAACTATTAAATGTTGATCCGGGCAAGGCAACCAACAGAACGGTTGTGACTTTTGTTGGAAACCCTCAAGCAGTTATTGATGCAGCTTTCTTAGCGATTAAAAAAGCGGCTGAGCTAATTGATATGAGCAAACACAAAGGTGAACATCCGCGCATGGGCGCTACTGATGTTTGTCCGCTTATCCCTATTGCCGGCATTTCCATGGAAGAAACTGCCGAGTATGCTAAAAAATTAGGTGCGAGAGTGGGAAATGAATTACATATTCCTGTTTACTTATATGAAGCTGCACAGGCAGATAAAAAACGAAATAACCTTTCGGTGATTCGTGCGGGAGAATATGAAGGATTTTTCAAGAAAATAAAATTACCGGAATGGAAACCCGATTTCGGTCCGACTGAACATTCTGTAAAATCAGGATCTACCGTAATTGGTGCACGCGACTTCTTAGTAGCGTACAACGTGAATTTGAATACCACTTCTACACGCAGAGCCAACTCCATCGCCTTTGATGTGCGGGAAGCAGGACGTGTAAAACGTGAAGGAAATCCTGTAACTGGAAAAATTGTTACTGATGAAAAAGGAAATCCGGTAAACATTCCTGGATCATTAAAATCAGTGAAAGCAATTGGTTGGTATATTGAAGAATATGGTATTGCTCAAATCTCCATGAACTTAACCAACATCAACATTACCTCCGTTCATAAAGCTTTTGATGAAGTGTGCACCAAAGCAACAGAACGCGGTATCCGAGTTACAGGTTCTGAGTTGGTAGGATTGGTTCCACTCAAATCAATGTTGGATGCCGGAAAATATTTTCTGGAAAAACAAAATCGATCGATAGGTGTATCCGAAAAAGAACTGATTAAGATTGCTGTAAAATCTCTGGGATTGGATGAACTATCTCCTTTCAAACCGGAAGAGCGCATCATCGAATATTTATTAAAAGACGATTCGAAAGCCCGTTTGATAAAAATGGATTTAGTTGCCTTTGCTGATGAAACCGCAAGTGAAAGTCCGGCTCCCGGTGGTGGCTCCATCTCCGCCTACATTGGCGCATTGGGCATTTCATTGGGAACAATGGTTGCCAATCTTTCTTCTCACAAACCGGGTTGGGATGATCGTTGGAAAGAATTTTCAGACTGGGCTGAAAAAGGTCAGTTGTATAAAAATGAATTGTTGAAAATGGTGGATGAAGACACCAATGCTTTCAATAAAATTATGGCAGCCTTTGGATTACCAAAAGGTACCGATGAAGAGAAAAAAGCAAGAACACAAGCGATTCAAGATGCGACCAAATACGCGACAGAAGTGCCATTCAAAGTAATGCAATTGTGCTACGATTCAATGGAAGTCATCAAAGCGATGGCTGAAGTAGGAAATCCAAATTCTGTTACCGATGCCGGTGTGGGTGCCTTGTGTGCTCGTTCCGCTGTTATGGGTGCTTTTTTAAATGTGAAGATTAATGCAGCAGGATTAACAGATAAAACCTTTGCAGAGAAACTAATTGCGGAAGGCAACGTATTAGAAAAGAAAACGAATGAGTTGGAGACAGAGATATTGAAAATCGTGAATGGTAAAATATAA
- a CDS encoding patatin-like phospholipase family protein has translation MGIALEIKKQIRKHPTFRRFFYSFTFRLLLLDIKKNQLLLVFWLIFFGIITNSVAPRYGVAYLFWGPEYFDKMSFYSYLISGFACGGFIMAYNIASYIKNGFRFPFLATLKNPFMKYCLNNFIIPLTFTLLYCSKIFSFLMDEGNYSIVHILWFITAFILGNLLFIFLAFTYFFRTNKDITKLYGIQISEPLTNKEFKGKPHSGERNPYLIKESRDWYVETYMSGLFRRRLVRSVRHYKKEMLKAVLKQNHKAAFSFQILTIVSLILLGLFSKASVFEIPASASLFLLFTMFIMLFSSFYTWFRGWSTVLFIVFLLAFNTLHKVDFLSTENRAYGLNYNTVKASYNYDNFKAIDKNYDNLTADINATLNILNKWKVKNTDLAHPEKKPKLVLINVSGGGIRSSLWTLYTLQIADSLLNGKLISQTQLITGSSGGMVGAAYFRELSLLKMQRKIPSSYDKLYCNNMSKDILNPIAFTVATSEWLFPLKSFKVDDNTYAYDRGYAFEQKLEENTFGIFNKRLVAYKKPEAEAYIPMMVFAPSIVNDGRKMLISPQGISYLTQNAKTEKTQFNKLFDAIEYSRFFQQQSAEQTKFTSVLRMSATFPYISPVVSLPSEPRIEIMDAGLRDNYGLETSLRFVKAFNDWIAENTSGILIIQIRDRHKNVPIDENPKQTLGQALTRPMGSFYGHLFEVQDYNQNQQIQMADLWCKSQIDIVDLQLRNELNDRISLSWHLTNKEKKKVFNSINLPENQEAIQKIVDLLK, from the coding sequence ATGGGAATTGCATTAGAAATTAAAAAACAAATACGGAAGCATCCCACCTTCCGTAGGTTTTTCTATTCCTTTACATTCCGACTGCTTCTCCTCGACATCAAAAAAAATCAACTCCTGCTTGTTTTTTGGTTAATCTTTTTTGGAATCATCACCAACAGTGTTGCTCCAAGATATGGTGTTGCATATTTATTTTGGGGGCCGGAGTATTTTGACAAAATGAGTTTTTACTCCTACCTCATCTCCGGCTTTGCCTGTGGTGGATTTATCATGGCCTACAACATTGCCAGTTATATTAAAAACGGATTTCGTTTCCCCTTTTTGGCAACACTCAAAAATCCCTTTATGAAGTATTGTTTAAACAACTTCATCATTCCATTAACCTTTACCCTACTCTATTGCTCAAAAATATTTTCGTTTCTGATGGATGAAGGAAATTATTCAATCGTACATATCCTTTGGTTCATTACCGCATTTATTCTTGGAAATTTATTGTTCATCTTTTTAGCCTTTACGTATTTCTTCCGCACCAATAAGGACATTACCAAATTGTATGGAATTCAAATTTCGGAACCGTTAACGAATAAAGAATTTAAAGGCAAACCACATTCCGGTGAACGAAATCCTTATTTGATAAAGGAATCTCGTGATTGGTATGTAGAAACTTATATGAGCGGACTTTTTCGGAGAAGACTTGTGCGCTCCGTTCGTCACTATAAAAAAGAAATGCTGAAAGCAGTTTTAAAACAAAATCACAAAGCAGCATTTTCATTTCAGATTTTAACCATTGTGAGTTTGATTTTACTTGGACTATTCTCAAAAGCTTCCGTTTTTGAAATCCCTGCCAGTGCCAGCTTGTTCTTGTTGTTCACCATGTTTATCATGTTGTTCAGCTCTTTCTACACCTGGTTTAGAGGATGGTCGACCGTTTTATTCATTGTGTTTTTGTTAGCATTTAACACCTTGCATAAAGTCGATTTTCTGTCGACTGAAAACAGAGCGTATGGCTTGAACTATAATACAGTGAAGGCTTCTTACAACTATGACAATTTTAAAGCCATTGATAAAAATTACGATAACCTCACTGCAGATATCAATGCAACACTGAACATTTTAAACAAATGGAAGGTTAAAAACACCGACCTCGCTCATCCGGAGAAAAAACCGAAATTGGTGTTGATCAATGTTAGTGGTGGTGGAATTCGTTCCTCGCTTTGGACTTTATACACATTGCAAATTGCAGACAGTTTATTGAATGGGAAACTCATCAGTCAAACACAACTCATCACCGGATCTTCCGGAGGAATGGTTGGAGCAGCCTATTTCAGAGAACTGTCGTTATTAAAAATGCAGCGGAAAATTCCTTCATCTTATGATAAGCTGTATTGCAATAACATGTCGAAAGACATCTTAAATCCGATTGCATTTACAGTGGCCACCAGCGAATGGTTGTTCCCATTAAAGAGTTTTAAAGTAGATGACAATACGTATGCGTATGACAGAGGGTACGCGTTTGAACAAAAATTAGAAGAAAACACATTCGGCATTTTCAACAAACGTTTGGTCGCCTATAAAAAGCCCGAAGCAGAAGCCTATATACCCATGATGGTGTTTGCTCCTTCAATTGTGAATGATGGCAGGAAAATGCTCATCTCACCACAAGGAATTTCGTATTTGACACAAAATGCAAAAACTGAAAAAACGCAATTCAACAAATTATTTGATGCGATTGAGTATTCCCGTTTTTTCCAACAGCAAAGTGCCGAACAAACAAAGTTCACGAGTGTATTGCGCATGAGTGCGACCTTCCCTTATATCTCTCCGGTTGTTTCATTACCGAGTGAACCACGCATTGAAATCATGGATGCTGGGTTGCGCGATAATTACGGCTTGGAAACCAGCTTGCGTTTTGTAAAAGCATTTAACGATTGGATTGCAGAAAACACCAGCGGAATTTTAATTATTCAAATACGCGACCGACATAAAAATGTTCCAATTGATGAAAATCCGAAACAAACATTGGGACAAGCGTTAACACGACCAATGGGTAGCTTTTACGGGCATTTGTTTGAAGTACAGGATTACAATCAGAATCAACAGATTCAAATGGCAGATTTATGGTGCAAATCACAAATTGATATTGTGGATTTACAATTAAGAAACGAATTGAACGACCGGATTTCATTGAGCTGGCACTTGACCAACAAAGAGAAAAAGAAAGTGTTTAATTCCATTAACCTTCCTGAAAATCAAGAAGCAATTCAGAAAATCGTTGATTTGTTGAAATAA